One segment of Nostoc flagelliforme CCNUN1 DNA contains the following:
- the petG gene encoding cytochrome b6-f complex subunit V yields the protein MVEPLLSGIVLGLVFVTLAGLFYAAYKQYKRPNQLGG from the coding sequence GTGGTTGAACCCCTACTATCAGGTATTGTGCTTGGTCTAGTTTTCGTCACCCTCGCCGGACTGTTTTACGCTGCCTATAAGCAATATAAGCGCCCCAATCAGTTGGGGGGGTAA